Proteins encoded in a region of the Populus nigra chromosome 3, ddPopNigr1.1, whole genome shotgun sequence genome:
- the LOC133688644 gene encoding arogenate dehydrogenase 1, chloroplastic — MLSFSSLHLPPPKPSLLSLSPVPLCLPPSKSLIFTPRIKPMTPTTVSPRLQSSCSSSATKANPKNQTQNPSSYDLKIAIIGFGNYGQFLAKTLISQGHTVLAHSRSDHSLAAKSLGVSFFLDPHDLCERHPDVILLCTSIISTETVLKSLPLQRLKRNTLFVDVLSVKEFAKNVLLDVLPHDFDIICSHPMFGPQSAKHGWDGLYFVYENVRIGNEENRVNRCKKFLEIFEREGCKMVEMSCQEHDKYAAESQFLTHTVGRVLEMLKLESTPINTKGYESLLDLVENTSGDSFDLYYGLFMYNRNVLEMLERLDLAFEDLRKQLFGRLHEVVRKQLFGNAESRKVVQENYSKGHLNGAAALSSSSKSVRFQGSAQTYKYEAENSSCSDDSSKLKIAIVGFGNFGQFLAKTFVQQGHSVLAYSRANYSDAAQRLGVSYFSNADDLCEEHPEVIVLCTSILSTEKVLKSLPFQRLKRSTLFVDVLSVKEFPRNLFLQHLPSHFDILCTHPMFGPESGKNGWNRLAFVFEKVRIGSEGSRVSRCDKFLDIFARERCRMVEMSCAEHDWYAAGSQFITHTMGRVLEKLGMESTPVNTKGYETLLNLVENTAGDSFDLYYGLFMYNVNAMEQLERLDLAFESLKDQLFGRLHGVLRKQLFGSSDNSQDLSEEPSDAKFSQNSAALVSSCLETLNAENN, encoded by the exons ATgctctccttctcttctctccacCTTCCACCTCCAAAACCTTCTCTTCTGTCTCTCTCCCCTGTCCCTCTCTGTTTACCAccgtcaaaatctctcattttcACTCCCAGGATCAAACCCATGACCCCCACAACCGTCTCTCCCCGCCTCCAATCCTCCTGTTCCTCCTCCGCCACCAAAGCGAACCcaaaaaaccaaacccaaaatCCCTCTTCGTACGATTTAAAAATAGCTATAATTGGCTTTGGCAACTATGGCCAATTCCTCGCCAAGACCCTCATTTCCCAAGGCCACACAGTCCTTGCTCACTCAAGATCAGACCATTCTCTTGCAGCCAAATCCCTTGGTGTCTCTTTCTTTTTGGACCCTCATGATCTCTGTGAGCGACACCCAGATGTCATTTTACTTTGCACGTCAATTATTTCAACTGAAACAGTGCTAAAGTCTTTGCCTTTACAAAGACTAAAGAGAAACACGTTGTTTGTTGATGTGTTATCTGTGAAAGAATTTGCTAAGAATGTATTGCTTGATGTATTGCCTCATGATTTTGATATCATTTGTAGCCACCCCATGTTTGGTCCTCAGAGTGCAAAACATGGGTGGGATggtctttattttgtttacgaGAATGTGAGGATCGGTAATGAGGAAAATAGAGTTAATAGGTGTAAAAAGTTTctggaaatttttgaaagagaaGGGTGTAAAATGGTGGAAATGAGTTGTCAAGAACATGATAAGTATGCCGCGGAATCACAGTTTTTAACGCATACTGTGGGGAGAGTGTTGGAGATGTTGAAATTGGAGTCCACGCCGATTAATACTAAAGGGTATGAGAGTTTGCTGGATTTGGTGGAGAATACTTCAGGGGATAGTTTTGATCTGTATTACGGGTTGTTTATGTATAATAGGAACGTGCTTGAGATGTTGGAGAGGTTAGACTTGGCCTTTGAGGATTTGAGGAAGCAGCTCTTTGGAAGGTTACATGAGGTTGTGAGGAAGCAGCTGTTTGGGAATGCGGAGAGCCGTAAAGTCGTGCAAGAGAATTACAGTAAAGGGCACCTCAATGGTGCTGCTGCATTATCATCTAGTTCAAAATCTGTGAG ATTTCAGGGCTCTGCCCAGACATACAAGTACGAGGCAGAGAACTCAAGCTGCTCTGATGACAGCTCCAAGCTCAAGATTGCTATTGTTGGATTTGGAAACTTTGGTCAGTTCCTTGCAAAAACCTTTGTTCAACAGGGTCACTCAGTTTTAGCCTATTCTAGAGCGAACTACTCTGATGCGGCTCAAAGGCTTGGGGTCTCTTATTTCTCTAATGCAGATGACCTCTGTGAAGAGCATCCAGAAGTGATTGTTCTTTGTACTTCTATTCTCTCGACAGAAAAGGTTCTCAAGTCATTACCATTTCAGAGACTGAAGAGAAGTACTCTTTTTGTTGATGTACTTTCAGTTAAAGAGTTTCCAAGGAATCTGTTTCTTCAACATTTACCATCGCATTTTGATATTCTCTGTACTCATCCTATGTTTGGACCTGAAAGTGGTAAAAATGGGTGGAACCGGCTGGCTTTTGTTTTTGAGAAGGTCAGGATTGGAAGTGAAGGTTCAAGAGTATCACGATGCGACaagtttcttgatatttttgctCGAGAAAGATGCAGAATGGTGGAGATGTCTTGTGCAGAGCATGATTGGTATGCTGCAGGATCACAGTTCATTACACACACCATGGGACGGGTTTTGGAAAAGTTAGGAATGGAGTCAACTCCAGTTAACACTAAAGGCTATGAAACTTTGTTGAATTTGGTGGAAAATACAGCTGGGGATAGCTTTGATCTGTACTATGGTTTGTTCATGTACAATGTAAATGCAATGGAGCAGTTAGAGAGGTTGGATTTGGCTTTTGAATCATTGAAGGATCAGCTGTTTGGACGGTTGCATGGAGTTCTCAGGAAGCAATTGTTTGGGAGTTCAGACAACTCTCAAGACTTGAGTGAGGAACCTTCGGATGCAAAATTCTCTCAAAATAGTGCTGCATTGGTGTCTTCTTGTTTGGAGACTCTTAATGCTGAAAATAATTAA
- the LOC133688898 gene encoding protein SRG1-like, producing MAAKAELISNSVQEMALNGEEPPVKYFCKGNDVGVLDASVPLIDIPVIDLGLLTSPSTSAQELEKFHLAVSSWGCFQVVNHGMTSSFLDKIRDVSKRFFALSMEDKQKYSREADSIEGYGNDMILSDHQTIDWSDRLYLTISPEDQRKIKFWPENPKDFRETLNEYTMKLQEINEILLRAMAMSLNLEESSFLDQYGERPLVAARFNFYPPCPRPDRILGVKPHADASAITFLLQDKEVEGLQFLKDNQWFRVPIIPHALLINVGDQVEIMSNGIFMSPVHRVVTNTEKERNTLAVFCIPDSDKEIKPADGLISETRPSLYKKVKDYVSIYFQYYQQGKRPIEAVKI from the exons ATGGCTGCCAAGGCAGAGTTGATATCAAATTCAGTCCAAGAAATGGCTCTCAACGGGGAAGAACCACCAGTGAAGTATTTCTGTAAAGGAAATGATGTTGGAGTCCTTGATGCTTCTGTTCCGTTAATCGATATTCCAGTTATTGATCTTGGTCTCCTAACATCTCCATCAACCAGTGCACAAGAACTCGAGAAATTTCACTTAGCTGTCAGCTCATGGGGCTGCTTTCAG GTAGTAAATCATGGGATGACAAGTTCCTTTTTAGACAAAATTCGTGATGTAAGCAAGCGATTCTTCGCATTGTCGATGGAAGATAAGCAGAAATACTCCAGAGAAGCTGACAGCATTGAAGGGTATGGAAATGACATGATTCTTTCAGACCACCAAACGATTGACTGGTCTGATCGATTGTATCTTACTATTAGCCCAGAAGACCAGAGAAAGATCAAATTTTGGCCCGAAAATCCTAAAGATTTTAG GGAAACCCTAAATGAATACACCATGAAGTTACAAGAGATAAATGAAATTCTCCTTAGAGCCATGGCAATGTCATTGAATTTGGAGGAAAGCAGCTTTTTAGACCAGTATGGAGAGCGACCACTTGTGGCTGCCAGGTTTAACTTCTATCCTCCATGTCCCAGGCCTGATCGAATTCTTGGCGTTAAGCCACATGCAGATGCATCGGCAATTACCTTCCTCTTGCAGGACAAAGAAGTGGAAGGTCTGCAATTCCTGAAAGACAACCAGTGGTTTAGAGTTCCCATCATTCCACATGCTCTTCTAATCAATGTCGGAGATCAAGTAGAG ATAATGAGCAATGGAATATTCATGAGCCCTGTACACAGGGTGGTGACAAACACAGAAAAGGAGAGGAACACTCTGGCTGTGTTCTGCATTCCCGACTCAGATAAAGAGATCAAACCGGCAGATGGGCTTATCAGTGAAACGAGGCCAAGTTTATACAAGAAGGTGAAAGATTATGTTAGTATCTACTTTCAATACTACCAGCAAGGGAAGAGGCCAATAGAAGCAGtgaagatttaa